Below is a window of Fluviibacter phosphoraccumulans DNA.
CTGACTTTTCTGGTGGAAGCCGCTGACGACACCTGTTATCTGGTGGTTGATATTGAAGACGGGGTGCAGCAGGGCTGCGTGGCGCCTGAGCAGGCCGAAGCGTTGCTGCTGGATCTGGCGGGTGGCATAAGTGCGGCCACACGTTTAAAGCACCTGGAAGATCCGAAACGACGCATTGAATATCTGCGTGCGCGCGCGATTGGTCGATTGGTGGATGAAGCCGCGCGCATCTTTTTGGAAAACGAAGCGGCCATTCTGGACGGCAGTTTTGATCATGCGTTGTTTGATGTTTCGCCAGTCGGTGAGAGCTTGCAAGCTGTGCGCAAGGTCGCGGAGGAGCAGATCTATAACGCTCGTCAGGTCATGGAAGTCATGGCCGCCGGTTATGAGGTCATCAGTGGTTTGCTTGATGGCTATGTGGCGGGTGCTTGCGGTCCACAAAGTGCGCGTAACCGCGTCTGGGCCAATCTATTGCCGGCAGACTTTGAACGCACAGCAGGCGACAGCAATTATCTGCGTTTGCTGCAGGTGGCCGACATGATTGCCGGTATGACGGACTCTCATGCAGTGTCTGCCTACCGCCGCCTGAAAGGAATTGAACTGCCCGGTTAATCGGTGTCGTTCCAAACATGCTGCCTGATTTTGTACACCTTCGCCTCCATTCCGAATATTCGATTACCGACGGTATCGTCCGACTCGAAAAAGCGGTGGCGCGTGCTCGGGATGATGGTCAGCCCGCATTAGCGCTGACAGATCTGGGCAATGCCTTCGGACTGGTGAAGTTTTACCAGGCCGCGCGTAAGGCAGGCATAAAGCCGCTGCTCGGCGCGGATGTCTGGGTGGGGAATCCGCAAGAGCCGGATGACGCCTCGCGGCTCTTGCTGTTGTGCCGTAACAACGAAGGGTATCGGCAACTTTGTGAGCTGCTGAGTCGCGGTGCGCTCTGGTCCGATCGTCGTGAGCGTGTCGTGCTCGACCCGGCCTGGTTTGGCGAAGTTGGCTGCGAGGGCTTAGTCGCTTTGTCTGGTGCCGCCGAAGGCGATGTCGGCAAGGCAATTTTGCAGGGGCGTATCGACGAAGCAGCGCTACGGGTAACCGCCTGGAAGAAGCTCTTTGGCACAGGCTTTTACCTGGAAGTGCAGCGTTATGGCCATCCGGATGAAGAAATTCTGGTGGCACAAACAGCGCAACTGTCGCTGGATGCGGATGTGCCGCTGGTCGCCACACACCCGGTGCAGTTTGTGGATCGAGAAGACTTTCGTGCCCACGATGCGCGAGTCTGTATTGCGACGGGTTATACCTTGGCGGACAAACGCCGCCCCCGGGTATTTACCGAACAGCAGTATTTCCAGACGCGGGCGGATATGGCCGAACGCTTCTCGGACATGCCACAGGCACTGACTAACGCGTTTGAGATTGCCCGCCGTTGTAACGTGACGCTGACCTTGGGTAAGAGTTTTCTGCCGGATTTTCCGACGCCGAATGGCGAAGGGTTGGATGAGTTTTTGGTTGCCGAAGCGCGCCGAGGTTTGGCAGAGCGCATGCAGCAGCTTTATCCGGATGACGCAGTGCGCGCATCGCGTCAGGCAGAGTACGATGACCGTCTGGATTTTGAGTGCAAGACAATCGTCCAGATGGGCTTCCCCGGCTACTTCTTGATCGTGGCTGACTTTATTAACTGGGCCAAAAATAACGGCGTACCCGTAGGTCCGGGGCGCGGTTCAGGCGCGGGTTCACTCGTTGCCTATTCGCTCGGTATTACCGATCTGGATCCGCTGGCTTACGCGTTGCTGTTTGAACGATTCCTGAACCCCGAACGCGTATCGATGCCTGACTTCGATATCGACTTTTGTCAGGACAATCGCTGGAAGGTCATTGAATACGTCCGCGATAAATATGGTGCCGATGCGGTATCGCAGATTGCGACCTTTGGTACCATGTCTTCCAAAGCCGTGATTCGCGATGCGGGCCGCGTGCTGGATTTGCCCTATAACTTTTGTGATCAGCTGTCCAAGCTGATTCCAGTCGTGCAGAATCGCCCGGTGTCGCTGGCCGAAGCGCTTTCAGCCGAGCCGCAGCTGCAGGAACGCTACGAGCGTGAAGAAGAAGTCAAAGAGTTGTTCACGCTGGCGAACAAGCTGGAAGATTTAACGCGTAACGTGGGCATGCACGCGGGTGGGGTGCTCATTGCCCCAGGCAAGTTGACTGACTTCTGCCCACTGTACACGCAGCCTGGCGGTGAAGCCGTCGTCAGCCAGTACGATAAGGATGACGTTGAAAAAGTTGGCCTCGTCAAGTTTGACTTTCTAGGCCTGCGCAACCTGACCATTATTGAACTGGCGCTGGATTATGTTGCCCGTTTGACGGGTGATCGCCCCGACCTGACAGCGCTGCCTTTCGATGACCCGAAGGCTTACCAGATTCTGAAGGATGCCAATACGACCGCCATTTTCCAGGTGGAATCGGAGGGCATGAAAAAGCTGCTCAAGAAGCTGGCGCCGGATCGATTTGAAGACATCATTGCTGTGCTGGCACTTTATCGTCCGGGCCCGTTGGGCTCGGGGATGGTAGACGATTTTATTCTGCGTAAAAAAGGCCTGCAGAAGATCGACTATTTCCATGAGTCGCTTAAGGCCTGCCTGACGCCAACCTATGGCGTGATCGTGTATCAGGAACAGGTGATGCAGATCTCCCAGCTGATCGGTCGCTATACGCTGGGCGCAGCGGATATGCTGCGCCGGGCGATGGGTAAGAAAAAGCCGGAAGAAATGGCTGAGCACCGCGATATCTTCCGCGAGGGCGCGAAACAAAGTGAGATTGATGAAAAGCTGGCGATGCAGCTGTTCGATCTCATGGAAAAGTTTGCGGAGTATGGCTTTAATAAATCACATACGGCAGCTTATGCGGTCGTGACTTATCACACCGCCTGGCTCAAGGCGCACCACGCCTCGGCATTTATGGCGGCGACGCTGTCTTCCGACATGGATAACACCGATACGGTGAAGATTTTCCATGATGACGCCAAAGCCAATGGCCTGACGATTTTGGGCCCTGACGTTAATCATTCCGAATTCCGTTTTACCCCGGTCGATGCGAAAACGATCCGCTACGGTTTAGGCGCCGTTAAAGGGACCGGTGAAAACGCCGTGAATGCCATCGTGGCAGCGCGTAAGGCCAGCGGCCCGTTCAAAGACATTTTTGATTTCTGTCAGCGTGTTGATCGCCGCGTCGTAAACCGGCGTGCCATGGAAGCGCTGGTTCGTGCCGGTGCTTTTGATGCGCTCGATCCAGAGCGTGCGCGTGTTTTGTCGCAAGTGGCGCTGGCTGTAGAAACAGCTGAGCAAGCTGCTGCAAATGAGCATCAGAGTAGCCTGTTCGGTATGGATGATCTTTCTGCGCCGCAGACGCAGTCACGCCCAGGTGGCAGCGAGGTGCAGAACTATCCGCGCTGGTCTGAGCGACAGCGGTTGATTGAAGAAAAGGCCGCGCTGGGTTTCTTTTTCTCCAGCCACCCTTTTGATATTGTGCGTGCCGAAGTGCGCCCCATATGTTCCACCCCGATTGGCAAATTAGAAGCGAGCCGCGATGCGACCTTGGTGGCCGGGATCGTAACGGAGGTGCGCACCCAGATGACCCGGCGCGGCAAGATGGCTTTTGTGACGCTGGATGATGGCGAAGGCCGAATCGAAGCGGCCGTTTTCAGCGAGATGTTCGATGCGCAACGCCACAAATTGCGCATGGACGAATTGCTGCTGGTTGAGGGTAAGGTAAGCCGCGACGAATTTCGTGATGCGCTTAAATTAGGCGTAGATCGGTTGATGACTTTTAACGAGGCACGAGCCCAATGGGCTAAAAGCCTGTGGCTTGATCTTCGTGGCCTAGATATCCGTGCTTTGGGTGGGGTTCGGCGCATTTATGATTTGCTGCAACCATTTGCCCAGTTGGTGATGGACCCTTCAGCCGTAACGGTACGTGGATGTCCGGTCAGTCTGACGTATAGCAATGGGTTGGCTGAAGCCGTCTTTGAGGTTGGAGATGGCCTACGTGTGCGGCCGGACACCGAATTGCTGGACGCCTTACGTAGCCTGCTCGGTAGCGAGCGTGTTCGCCTGGATTATCAATTGGGCACGCAGCAACGCGCCCGTTAGACTGCTGTTGATGCCATGGACGCCCAGGATGTCGGCGAAGCCCGAACGTTCTATTAACGACGCAGGTTGCGTGTTGAGTCCTGACAGAATCAGGACGCCCCCGCGTTTGCTGAGTGTGCGTTCCAGCGTTTGCAGTAGATCCAGACCAGTTGTGTCCAGCGATACCATCTTGGTCAGGTCAAGTACGAGTACCTTGGCCATGGCATCCTGATTTTCGAGCAGGGCTTCCAGTTTGCTGATGGCCGCGAAGAACAGTGAGCCATAGATACGGTAGGCCGCGATGCGCTGCTGTCCCTGTTGGCCGCCCAGGGCACCCGAGCCATAATAATCTTCCAGTGGAATTCGTTCGACTTGTGTCAGTTCGGACATACGGTAAAGATAGAACAGACAGGCGAGAATCATACCCAGCTCAACGGCCAGCGTTAGGTCAAACACCACGGTGACCATAAAGGTGGAGAGCAAGATCGCACGGTAGGGAATGGTATATCGGCGCAACTCGGTAAAGGCATGCCACTCGCCCATATTCCAGGCGACCAGCATGAGAATGGCCGATAGCGCAGGAAGAGGGACATACACAGCAGCCGGTGCCGCAATGACGACCACCAGCAGTAACGCCACGGAGTGAAAAATGCCGGAAAAAGGCGATCGTCCACCCGCGCGCACATTGGTTGACGTGCGGGCAATGGCACCCGTGGCGGCAAAACCGCCGAATAAGGGCGCGACGATATTGGCTAAGCCCTGCGCCATGAGTTCTTGATTCGGATCATGGCGATCGTCAATGGCCGCGTCTGCAACGCGCGCCGAAAGGAGCGATTCGATGGCGCCGAGTAGCGCGATCGCGATTGCCGGTTGAATCAGTTGATTCAAGGTTGATAGTGATAGCGTGGGCAGGGTCAGCGCAGGGATGTCCTGAGGAATGCCGCCAAACTTGGAGCCAATTGTTTCAACGGGGAAGACAAAAACCGCTTGGAGTCCGGTGGCGACCAGGAGCAGTGCCAGCGGGCCGGGAATCTTGCCCAATGCCGGGATCCATTTGGCGGCCTTTTTGTTCCATACGATGAGTGCCAATAACGACGCGGCTGACATAGCAACGGTTGGCGCTTGCATCGTGTTTGCATACTGCCACAGTGTTTCCATGCGTTCGAAAAACTCGGCAGGCATGCTGGGGATGTTCAGGCCGAAGAAATCCTTGATCTGGCTCATGAAGATCACCACGGCAATGCCGTTGGTAAAGCCAATCACTACGCTGATCGGTATGAAACGGATCAGCACACCCATTTTGGTCAGCCCCATGATGAAGAGCAGGATGCCGGCAATCATGGTAGCAATCATCAGGTTTTGAAAACCATAAATGCTGACGATGCCAAAGACAATGGGGATAAACGCGCCGGTGGGTCCGCCGATCTGTACGCGGGAGCCGCCCAGCAATGAGATCACGAAGCCGGCCACAATGGCTGTCCAAATGCCAGCAGTCGGGGAGCAGCCGGAAGCAATGGCAAAAGCAATCGCCAATGGCAGGGCTAGCACGCCGACCGTGACACCTGCTGCCATATCTTTGGCAAGTAATTCAGGCGTGTAATCCTTCAGGCAGTCCAGCAGTTTCGGATGAAAGCGGGCGAAAGAAATTTTGCCGGAGGCTTTGCTTGCTATCCTCTCGTCCGGCCGAAGTGATCCAGTGATCTCTGCCTCGCTCATTACACCCTCCCCTGGTGCCCTGTGATGGCCCCCGGAGATTATTGGTTTTGTGGGGAGCCTGTTAATTCCCCATAGTGTAACCGGTTATTTAACGCGCATGCCAGGTTGCGCACCGGCGTCAGGGCTCAGAATGAAGAGTCCGGGGTGCTTTTCATCGGTATCGGATGCAGCAAGTACCATGCCTTCAGAGAGGCCAAACTTCATTTTACGCGGGGCCAGATTGGCTACCATGACCGTTAAACGGCCAACCAGCTGTGCGGGATCGTAGGCCGATTTGATGCCAGCAAAGACCTGCCGCAGGCGGGGTTCGCCATTCTCGGTTTCGCCTATATCCAACGAAAGGCGGATCAGTTTGTCGGCACCTTCAACATGTTCCGCGTTCACAATTTTGGCGATGCGCAGATCGATCTTGGTGAAGTCATCGATGCTGATGTGTGCGTTCTCATCCGCTTTGGCGGCTTCAGCGTTGGCCGGTTTTTGAGCGGCCTGCTTGGCATCGGCTTTTTTGTCAGCCTTGGCAGGTTCGGTCGCTTGCAGCGAATCGCTGTTGGCAGCAATCAGGGTGTCAACCATGGGGCGTTCAATCCGGTTCATCAAGTGGGCATATTCGTTGATACGGTGGCCAGCCGCCAGAGGCTTACGGGCATCAGCCCAGACCAATGGGTCGGCGTTGTAGAAAGCTTCGACCTGGACAGCCAGGGCCGGGAGCACCGGCTTAAGCAAGACGCTCAAGCTGCGGAACAGGTTCAGAGCCGTGCTGGCGACCTGATGCAGTTGAGGGCGTTGTTCTGGATCTTTGGCCAATAACCAGGGCTGGCGATCATTAACGTAAAGGTTGGCCTGATCAGCCAGATGCATGATCTGGCGCAGGGCTCGGGCGCTATCACGGGCCTCGAAGGCTGCGGCAATTTCCGCCAGCGCTTCATCCGTGATGATCTGATCAAAGATGCTCTGATCGGTTTCACCCAGCACGCCATCAAATTGCTTTTTGATAAAACCGGCGCACCGGCTGGCGATGTTAACGTATTTGCCGACGAGGTCACTATTTACTTTGGCGATAAAGTCATCGAGGCTGAGATCGATGTCTTCCATGGTGCCATTGAGCTTGCTGGCGAAATAGTAACGCAGCCATTCCGGATTCAGCTTTTGTTGCAGATAGCTTTCGGCCGTAATAAAGGTACCGCGTGACTTCGACATCTTGGCGCCATCTACCGTCAGGAAGCCGTGTGCACAGATACGGGTCGGGACGCGGAAGCCACCTTCGTGCAGCATGGCTGGCCAGAACAGGGCGTGGAAGTAGAGAATGTCTTTGCCGATAAAGTGCACCAACTCGGTTTGTGAACCGGGCTTCCAGTAGGCGTCGAAATCCAGGCCTTCTTTTTTGGCCAGGGCCTTGAACGCCCCCATATAACCGATTGGCGCATCGAGCCAGACATAAAAATACTTGCCCGGCGCATCGGGAATCGCAAAACCGAAATACGGGGCATCGCGCGAGATATCCCAGTCGCTGAGCTTGTTTTCACCCGGTGCGCCCAGCCATTCCTGCATTTTATTGGCGGCTTCGTGTTGCAGGACCGGAATGCCATCCGGAGCGCTACGCGTGAAGTCGCGCAGAAATTGCTGACAGCGCGGATCCGAGAGCTTGAAGAAGTAATGCTGCGACGGCTTGAATACCGGCACGCTACCGGATACGGCCGAGCGTGGATTCTTCAGCTCTGCTGGGGTGTAGGCGGCACCGCAGGATTCGCAGTTGTCGCCGTACTGATCGGCTGCGCCACACTTGGGACACTCGCCCTTGATAAAGCGATCGGGCAGGAACATGCCCTTCTCAAGATCGTAATACTGTTCTATTTCGCGAACCTCAATCAGGCCGGCAGCTTGCAGGTTGCGGTAGATCGTTTCGGCGCACTCACGGTTCTCGTCGCTGTGCGTGGAGTGGTACAGATCAAAATTGATGTGAAACCCGGTGAAATCGCGTAAATGTTCGTTGTGGACGCGGGCGATCAAGGCTTCGGGCGTGATGCCTTCCTTTTCAGCGCGCAGCATGATCGGGGTGCCATGGGTATCATCGGCACAAACGTAAGTCGCTTGGTTGCCGACCAGTTTCTGGAAGCGAACCCAGATATCTGTCTGGATGTATTCGACCAGATGGCCCAAATGGATGGCCCCGTTAGCGTAGGGCAGCGCGGAAGTAACAAGCAGAGAACGTTTCATGGGCGTAATTTTAGCTGATCAAGGCTCTGGAGCAGGGGTTTTTGCGCAATTTGGTCGGTGGTTATGTGTAAATTCGGGCGTAAAATCGGGCCAATTAACGCGCCGCCACCCAATGTAGGTGTCAACTGGCTATTTCCCCATGCTGACGGAGTTTGTATGAACCCATCTGAACACAATGATTTACTCGCCCAGGCTGGCGCTATTCTTGTTGCGCTGGTCGACCCGGTGACCGAGAAGCCCTACTTGATGGCCAATCAGGTTGAAGGCGCCCTATCCTGGGTCGATGGCCGGTTGCAGGTGCGGGTACGCGTTGGATACCCCGTTGCGCTGGTTGCACCCGAAATTCGGGAGCGGATTTTGGCGGCCTTGACGCCGATTGCGGGCGCGACCGCAATCGATGTCGATGTTCAGAGTCATATTGAATCGCATGTGGTTCAGCGCAATCTACCCTTGCTCAAGGGCGTTAAAAACCTGATTGCCGTGGCCTCGGGCAAAGGCGGTGTGGGCAAGAGCAGTACAGCCGTGAATCTGGCGCTGGCACTGTCCCGTCACGGGGCTCGCGTGGGTTTGTTGGATGCTGATATTTACGGCCCCTCAATTCCCCAGATGCTGGGCATTGGTGGGCAACAACCGCATTCGCCGGATGGTAAACACATCGATGCGCTGCGGGCACACGGCATTGCACTCATGTCGATTGGTTTTTTGGTGGATGCCGAATCCCCAATGGTCTGGCGTGGGCCGATGGTGACCTCGGCGCTGGAGCAATTGCTGCGCGATACGCTCTGGGGTGAGCTGGATTATCTGGTGGTCGATATGCCACCGGGTACCGGCGATATACAGCTGACGCTCGCTCAGAAAGTGCCGGTGACGGGCTCCGTGATTGTGACAACACCGCAGGATATTGCGCTGCTCGATGCGCGTAAGGGCATCCGTATGTTTGAAAAGGTTGGCGTGCCGATTCTGGGGATCGTTGAGAATATGTCCATGCACATCTGCAGCAACTGCGGACATGCTGAGCCGATATTCGGAGAGGGTGGCGGCGAAGCGTTAGGCTCGGATTATCAGGTGCCTTTGTTGGGTAAGCTCCCACTGGATCTGCGTATTCGCGTCGGTCTGGATGCCGGTCAGCCTATCGTGGCGTCCGATCCCACGTGCGCGATCAGCCAGCAGTATCTAGACATTGCCCTAAAGGTCGCGGGCGCTGTTGCGGCCAGGGCGCGTGACACCAGCCACAAATTCCCGAAAATTGTGATCGAGTAACCTACGGCGGGATCCCGCTTTACATATAACTTAGCTGTTGACGCGAAAAAGCGTCAGATCCATTGCCAAGCCGCGTACGGGAACAATGGCCAGATACTCCGGGCTGTTGGCCCAGCGGTCTGCATCTTCGGCCGAGGGGAAGGCGAGTTCGACAAAGGCGTTGAATGCGCCGCAGGGCAGTTCGTTCCAGTAGGTTTTGTCGACGGGGCCTCTTGCGGCAATAGAGCCATTGTAGCGCTCAACCGTGGCGCCAACCTGGCTGCGATAAATTTCGAAAGCAGCCAAATCTTTCAGTCGTATCAGGCCGATTACTTTTACGCTCATAAGGGCTCCTTGTGATTGATGGATGTGGGCAGGGTCTGGATTGGTACCGTTCTGGTACTCGCTCCAGGGTGGGGGATATCTGAAAGCATCTGCGATGAGTGTTGCAAGATTAGCGGGTTACGAGGGGTTTCATGTAGTTTTTGCACGACATTGCCCTGCTCGGGGTACAATTTCTGCCAATTTTGTGAACCTTTATGAACTAAATCCCCCGCCGGGGAGAGTGTTGGAGCTGGTATGAGCATCAAGTCTGACAAGTGGATTCGCCGTATGGCCGAACAGCACGGCATGATCGAGCCGTTTTCCCCGGAACTCGTGCGTGAAGT
It encodes the following:
- the dnaE gene encoding DNA polymerase III subunit alpha, which gives rise to MLPDFVHLRLHSEYSITDGIVRLEKAVARARDDGQPALALTDLGNAFGLVKFYQAARKAGIKPLLGADVWVGNPQEPDDASRLLLLCRNNEGYRQLCELLSRGALWSDRRERVVLDPAWFGEVGCEGLVALSGAAEGDVGKAILQGRIDEAALRVTAWKKLFGTGFYLEVQRYGHPDEEILVAQTAQLSLDADVPLVATHPVQFVDREDFRAHDARVCIATGYTLADKRRPRVFTEQQYFQTRADMAERFSDMPQALTNAFEIARRCNVTLTLGKSFLPDFPTPNGEGLDEFLVAEARRGLAERMQQLYPDDAVRASRQAEYDDRLDFECKTIVQMGFPGYFLIVADFINWAKNNGVPVGPGRGSGAGSLVAYSLGITDLDPLAYALLFERFLNPERVSMPDFDIDFCQDNRWKVIEYVRDKYGADAVSQIATFGTMSSKAVIRDAGRVLDLPYNFCDQLSKLIPVVQNRPVSLAEALSAEPQLQERYEREEEVKELFTLANKLEDLTRNVGMHAGGVLIAPGKLTDFCPLYTQPGGEAVVSQYDKDDVEKVGLVKFDFLGLRNLTIIELALDYVARLTGDRPDLTALPFDDPKAYQILKDANTTAIFQVESEGMKKLLKKLAPDRFEDIIAVLALYRPGPLGSGMVDDFILRKKGLQKIDYFHESLKACLTPTYGVIVYQEQVMQISQLIGRYTLGAADMLRRAMGKKKPEEMAEHRDIFREGAKQSEIDEKLAMQLFDLMEKFAEYGFNKSHTAAYAVVTYHTAWLKAHHASAFMAATLSSDMDNTDTVKIFHDDAKANGLTILGPDVNHSEFRFTPVDAKTIRYGLGAVKGTGENAVNAIVAARKASGPFKDIFDFCQRVDRRVVNRRAMEALVRAGAFDALDPERARVLSQVALAVETAEQAAANEHQSSLFGMDDLSAPQTQSRPGGSEVQNYPRWSERQRLIEEKAALGFFFSSHPFDIVRAEVRPICSTPIGKLEASRDATLVAGIVTEVRTQMTRRGKMAFVTLDDGEGRIEAAVFSEMFDAQRHKLRMDELLLVEGKVSRDEFRDALKLGVDRLMTFNEARAQWAKSLWLDLRGLDIRALGGVRRIYDLLQPFAQLVMDPSAVTVRGCPVSLTYSNGLAEAVFEVGDGLRVRPDTELLDALRSLLGSERVRLDYQLGTQQRAR
- a CDS encoding SulP family inorganic anion transporter, which encodes MSEAEITGSLRPDERIASKASGKISFARFHPKLLDCLKDYTPELLAKDMAAGVTVGVLALPLAIAFAIASGCSPTAGIWTAIVAGFVISLLGGSRVQIGGPTGAFIPIVFGIVSIYGFQNLMIATMIAGILLFIMGLTKMGVLIRFIPISVVIGFTNGIAVVIFMSQIKDFFGLNIPSMPAEFFERMETLWQYANTMQAPTVAMSAASLLALIVWNKKAAKWIPALGKIPGPLALLLVATGLQAVFVFPVETIGSKFGGIPQDIPALTLPTLSLSTLNQLIQPAIAIALLGAIESLLSARVADAAIDDRHDPNQELMAQGLANIVAPLFGGFAATGAIARTSTNVRAGGRSPFSGIFHSVALLLVVVIAAPAAVYVPLPALSAILMLVAWNMGEWHAFTELRRYTIPYRAILLSTFMVTVVFDLTLAVELGMILACLFYLYRMSELTQVERIPLEDYYGSGALGGQQGQQRIAAYRIYGSLFFAAISKLEALLENQDAMAKVLVLDLTKMVSLDTTGLDLLQTLERTLSKRGGVLILSGLNTQPASLIERSGFADILGVHGINSSLTGALLRAQLIIQANTLATEQAT
- the metG gene encoding methionine--tRNA ligase, giving the protein MKRSLLVTSALPYANGAIHLGHLVEYIQTDIWVRFQKLVGNQATYVCADDTHGTPIMLRAEKEGITPEALIARVHNEHLRDFTGFHINFDLYHSTHSDENRECAETIYRNLQAAGLIEVREIEQYYDLEKGMFLPDRFIKGECPKCGAADQYGDNCESCGAAYTPAELKNPRSAVSGSVPVFKPSQHYFFKLSDPRCQQFLRDFTRSAPDGIPVLQHEAANKMQEWLGAPGENKLSDWDISRDAPYFGFAIPDAPGKYFYVWLDAPIGYMGAFKALAKKEGLDFDAYWKPGSQTELVHFIGKDILYFHALFWPAMLHEGGFRVPTRICAHGFLTVDGAKMSKSRGTFITAESYLQQKLNPEWLRYYFASKLNGTMEDIDLSLDDFIAKVNSDLVGKYVNIASRCAGFIKKQFDGVLGETDQSIFDQIITDEALAEIAAAFEARDSARALRQIMHLADQANLYVNDRQPWLLAKDPEQRPQLHQVASTALNLFRSLSVLLKPVLPALAVQVEAFYNADPLVWADARKPLAAGHRINEYAHLMNRIERPMVDTLIAANSDSLQATEPAKADKKADAKQAAQKPANAEAAKADENAHISIDDFTKIDLRIAKIVNAEHVEGADKLIRLSLDIGETENGEPRLRQVFAGIKSAYDPAQLVGRLTVMVANLAPRKMKFGLSEGMVLAASDTDEKHPGLFILSPDAGAQPGMRVK
- the apbC gene encoding iron-sulfur cluster carrier protein ApbC — encoded protein: MNPSEHNDLLAQAGAILVALVDPVTEKPYLMANQVEGALSWVDGRLQVRVRVGYPVALVAPEIRERILAALTPIAGATAIDVDVQSHIESHVVQRNLPLLKGVKNLIAVASGKGGVGKSSTAVNLALALSRHGARVGLLDADIYGPSIPQMLGIGGQQPHSPDGKHIDALRAHGIALMSIGFLVDAESPMVWRGPMVTSALEQLLRDTLWGELDYLVVDMPPGTGDIQLTLAQKVPVTGSVIVTTPQDIALLDARKGIRMFEKVGVPILGIVENMSMHICSNCGHAEPIFGEGGGEALGSDYQVPLLGKLPLDLRIRVGLDAGQPIVASDPTCAISQQYLDIALKVAGAVAARARDTSHKFPKIVIE
- a CDS encoding DUF1330 domain-containing protein translates to MSVKVIGLIRLKDLAAFEIYRSQVGATVERYNGSIAARGPVDKTYWNELPCGAFNAFVELAFPSAEDADRWANSPEYLAIVPVRGLAMDLTLFRVNS